Proteins from a single region of Phyllobacterium sp. T1293:
- a CDS encoding ABC transporter permease subunit: protein MIERTPILNAITYFIMILGLVLILGPFWMIFTAATQSLQEVTAVPFNMTPGGDFLKNVHAAWDRANLGPALLNSLITSLLVMTGKIALAALSAFAIVYFKSPLRHVFFWMVFMTLMLPLEVRMIPTYNIAADVFEPVRWIIQTVTGIELSLQWNLLNSYSGLVLPLIATATGTFLYRQFYMTLPDELAEAAKMDGARPLRFFFDILLPLSRTNMLALATIMFVYAWNQYLWPKLMTTDVSYQTAMVAMRALVPSVNALPEWNVSMAGALIIMLPPLIVVAVLQRWFVRGLVSTEK, encoded by the coding sequence ATGATCGAACGCACCCCCATACTCAACGCCATCACCTACTTCATCATGATATTGGGATTGGTCCTTATTCTTGGGCCATTCTGGATGATCTTCACGGCCGCGACGCAGTCCCTGCAAGAGGTCACGGCTGTGCCGTTCAACATGACACCCGGCGGTGACTTTCTCAAAAATGTTCACGCCGCATGGGATCGTGCCAATCTCGGTCCGGCATTGCTCAACAGTCTCATTACATCCCTGCTCGTCATGACAGGCAAAATAGCTTTGGCAGCGTTGAGTGCCTTTGCCATTGTGTATTTCAAGAGCCCGCTGCGTCACGTCTTCTTCTGGATGGTTTTCATGACGCTGATGCTGCCGCTCGAAGTGCGCATGATCCCCACCTACAACATCGCTGCTGATGTGTTTGAACCGGTTCGCTGGATCATCCAGACTGTTACCGGCATTGAACTCTCGTTGCAGTGGAATCTCCTGAACTCCTATTCCGGTCTGGTCCTTCCGCTGATTGCAACAGCGACAGGCACATTCCTCTATCGGCAATTCTACATGACGCTTCCCGATGAATTGGCGGAAGCCGCCAAGATGGATGGTGCGCGACCTCTGCGCTTCTTCTTCGATATTCTGCTGCCACTCTCGCGCACCAATATGCTGGCATTGGCAACGATCATGTTCGTCTATGCGTGGAACCAGTATCTCTGGCCCAAGCTGATGACCACTGATGTCAGCTACCAGACGGCCATGGTTGCCATGCGTGCGCTTGTACCATCCGTCAACGCCTTGCCCGAATGGAATGTCTCCATGGCAGGCGCTCTTATTATCATGCTGCCGCCCCTTATCGTCGTCGCCGTCCTGCAACGCTGGTTTGTTCGTGGTCTGGTCTCGACAGAGAAATAA
- a CDS encoding amino acid ABC transporter permease: protein MTFDLTILAPHIPFLLKGAVLTAEACVLALAGSLCIGMIVAALVTSASPILSRIAYIYVDLFRNIPFIVQLFFFFYGLPEIGIYLDAFATGVIALSIAGGAFTSDVIRSGILSIDTGILEAAEVSGLSKPTIFRKIVMPIALRTSVRPLGSVFINLILTSSILSTITLNELTGSAKIVASDTFRPFEIYAVLLVAYASLTYLVSLAIGALHRYLNRDQSGVA, encoded by the coding sequence TTGACTTTTGATCTGACCATACTGGCTCCGCATATTCCTTTTCTGCTGAAAGGTGCGGTTCTGACGGCCGAAGCCTGCGTTCTGGCGCTGGCTGGCAGCCTGTGCATTGGCATGATCGTTGCAGCGCTCGTTACATCAGCTTCGCCGATCCTTTCCCGTATCGCCTATATCTATGTGGATCTGTTCCGGAACATACCGTTTATCGTCCAGCTGTTCTTTTTCTTCTATGGCCTGCCGGAAATAGGCATTTATCTTGATGCTTTTGCCACCGGCGTCATTGCCCTCTCCATAGCGGGCGGTGCTTTTACGTCGGATGTGATCCGTTCGGGCATTCTTTCGATTGATACGGGCATTCTGGAAGCCGCCGAGGTTAGCGGGCTTTCAAAACCGACCATCTTCCGCAAGATCGTGATGCCGATTGCCTTGAGAACGTCGGTGCGTCCGCTTGGCTCGGTCTTCATCAATCTTATCCTGACATCGTCGATCCTTTCGACCATCACACTCAATGAATTGACGGGTTCAGCAAAGATTGTCGCCTCGGATACATTCCGGCCCTTCGAGATCTATGCGGTGCTACTCGTCGCCTATGCCAGCCTGACCTATCTGGTTTCGCTCGCCATCGGCGCATTGCATCGCTATCTCAATCGTGATCAGAGCGGGGTCGCGTGA
- a CDS encoding cupin domain-containing protein — MADDILFVSKDASEWTKTEPGVSRRIMAYLPEMMLVEVQFEKDAVGSLHSHPHIQASYVAEGRFEVTIDGVSQVLEQGGSFIVPSNLIHGVKALEKGRLIDSFSPHRAEFLS, encoded by the coding sequence ATGGCTGACGATATTCTGTTTGTTTCAAAAGACGCTTCTGAATGGACGAAGACTGAGCCCGGTGTCAGCCGCCGGATTATGGCCTACCTGCCCGAAATGATGCTGGTTGAAGTGCAGTTCGAAAAGGACGCCGTTGGGTCGCTCCATTCCCATCCGCATATTCAGGCGAGTTATGTTGCCGAAGGGCGCTTTGAAGTCACCATTGACGGCGTCAGCCAGGTGCTGGAACAGGGCGGTAGCTTCATTGTTCCATCCAATCTCATTCATGGGGTCAAGGCGCTCGAAAAGGGACGGCTGATCGACAGTTTCTCACCACACCGCGCCGAGTTTCTCTCCTAA
- a CDS encoding isoaspartyl peptidase/L-asparaginase yields the protein MILIANTEAWPGFAKSIELLKQQAHGIDAMVAGISEVEREVKVRSVGYGGWPNMLGRMEFDAGVMDGTTRDVGAVGAVPDTLPVAALAHEVMKRLPHVMLTGDGARRFATEIGFPVDETLYEESKRVWWERLQKELTPEELTAFPDIPLAPLSRTITDPERVRDTTVFLSKDSANGIHAVTSTSGWAWKYPGRLGDSPIAGAGFYADSRYGAAACTHTGEMTIRCGTARSIVLAMRFGHSLREAVDMAMEDLAQLTTGFLAGVVIHAIDAKGNHEVASFRCHEEIKYWFWEAGMNAAEHRLARQFDTQ from the coding sequence ATGATCCTGATAGCAAATACGGAAGCCTGGCCGGGTTTCGCCAAGAGTATCGAACTCCTCAAGCAGCAGGCGCATGGCATCGACGCCATGGTGGCCGGTATCAGCGAGGTTGAGCGCGAAGTGAAGGTTCGCAGTGTCGGCTATGGTGGCTGGCCGAATATGCTTGGGCGTATGGAATTTGACGCTGGCGTGATGGATGGCACGACGCGGGATGTTGGAGCCGTCGGCGCCGTTCCCGATACACTCCCCGTAGCGGCATTGGCCCATGAGGTGATGAAACGTTTACCGCATGTGATGCTGACAGGCGACGGTGCCCGCCGCTTTGCCACGGAAATCGGGTTTCCCGTTGATGAAACGTTATATGAAGAGAGTAAGCGCGTCTGGTGGGAGCGGCTTCAAAAGGAATTGACGCCGGAAGAACTGACCGCTTTTCCCGATATCCCTTTGGCCCCTCTCAGCCGTACAATTACCGATCCGGAGCGGGTGCGCGATACGACGGTGTTTCTGTCAAAAGATTCTGCAAATGGTATTCATGCGGTAACTTCCACCTCAGGTTGGGCGTGGAAATATCCGGGGCGTTTGGGCGACTCGCCTATAGCAGGGGCGGGGTTCTATGCGGATAGCCGTTATGGCGCGGCCGCTTGCACGCATACTGGGGAAATGACAATCCGCTGTGGTACCGCACGCAGTATCGTGCTTGCCATGCGCTTTGGCCATTCATTACGCGAAGCCGTCGATATGGCGATGGAGGACCTTGCGCAATTGACCACCGGGTTTCTGGCTGGTGTGGTCATTCATGCGATTGACGCCAAGGGCAATCATGAAGTGGCCAGTTTCCGTTGCCACGAAGAAATCAAATACTGGTTCTGGGAAGCTGGAATGAATGCAGCCGAGCACCGGCTAGCAAGACAATTTGACACGCAATAA
- a CDS encoding carbohydrate ABC transporter permease, whose amino-acid sequence MNKRAVFKSWWLPLLFALPQLLLILFFFYWPAISVFNWAFTLEPAFGGAGERLFVGLDNFRDVFADSEYWRSVSLSLFFAFTATGLSMLIAFVLAICVDRQLKGSGLFRFFYIWPYAIAAPAVGLAFRFIFAPESGLIAVVNTWSPDLWNPAKYGSHAMILIIICFAWKWIGYNFIFMTAGLQSIPRSLLEASSMDGSGPVRRALDIQIPLLAPTLFFLLVLNLTESFVGPDTFGIVDLTTEGGPNKATDVMVYRIVSEAFRGLNYSGAAAQSLVLIALIMVFTFIQFRFVERRVHYK is encoded by the coding sequence ATGAACAAGCGCGCTGTTTTCAAAAGCTGGTGGTTGCCCCTCCTTTTTGCCTTGCCGCAACTCCTGCTCATTTTGTTCTTTTTTTACTGGCCGGCCATATCGGTTTTCAACTGGGCATTTACGCTGGAACCTGCCTTTGGTGGTGCTGGCGAACGTCTCTTTGTTGGCCTCGACAATTTCCGCGATGTTTTTGCCGATAGTGAATATTGGCGTTCCGTTTCACTCAGCCTGTTCTTTGCATTCACCGCAACCGGGTTGTCGATGCTGATTGCTTTTGTTCTGGCGATCTGCGTTGACCGCCAGTTGAAGGGATCGGGTCTTTTTCGCTTTTTCTACATCTGGCCTTATGCAATTGCCGCGCCCGCCGTGGGTTTGGCTTTCCGCTTCATCTTTGCGCCGGAAAGCGGGCTAATTGCAGTGGTGAATACATGGTCGCCCGATCTTTGGAATCCCGCTAAATATGGCAGCCACGCGATGATCCTCATCATCATCTGTTTTGCGTGGAAATGGATTGGCTACAATTTCATTTTCATGACCGCCGGTCTGCAATCCATACCGCGCAGTCTGCTTGAAGCCTCGTCCATGGATGGCTCAGGACCGGTTCGCCGCGCGCTTGATATCCAGATTCCGCTGCTGGCTCCGACCCTGTTCTTTCTTCTCGTCCTTAATCTGACCGAGAGTTTCGTTGGCCCAGATACGTTCGGTATTGTCGATCTGACCACGGAAGGCGGGCCGAACAAGGCGACTGACGTCATGGTCTACCGCATCGTCAGCGAGGCCTTCCGCGGCCTGAACTATTCCGGTGCGGCGGCGCAGAGCCTCGTCCTCATCGCGCTCATTATGGTGTTTACGTTCATCCAGTTCCGCTTTGTCGAGCGGCGCGTGCATTACAAGTAG
- a CDS encoding transporter substrate-binding domain-containing protein, with the protein MRVQIGKLAALALTAALAFTGAAHAGKIDDIRAAGTVRIGVSLGGEPIGFRDDKNNPVGYDVDVATMLAAKLGVPVEFTDVSGDARVSMLVSGQLDIVVANTSATLERAKTVNFSIPYNRAGLRVIVQKDAGITKLEDLAGKKVVVGRGTTGESFLKKSVPTAELVYTDNFSPDGVLLLQQKRVDAAIEDSSLLDYLATKNDGLVTLPGLYSNDPIGIAVAKGDPEFVRWLDMFVSDYIQSGAYDANYKKWWGEKSNPPALTPLW; encoded by the coding sequence ATGAGAGTACAAATCGGAAAATTGGCAGCACTGGCGCTGACCGCCGCACTTGCCTTTACCGGCGCAGCCCATGCCGGGAAGATTGATGACATTCGCGCTGCCGGAACAGTCCGTATTGGTGTTTCGCTTGGCGGCGAGCCCATCGGTTTCCGCGACGACAAGAACAATCCCGTTGGCTATGACGTTGATGTGGCAACGATGCTGGCGGCCAAGCTCGGTGTTCCCGTTGAATTTACTGATGTCTCCGGTGATGCGCGCGTTTCCATGCTCGTTTCCGGACAGCTCGATATTGTGGTTGCCAATACATCGGCAACGCTTGAGCGCGCCAAGACTGTCAATTTCTCGATCCCTTACAACCGTGCTGGCCTGCGGGTCATCGTGCAAAAGGATGCTGGTATTACCAAGCTCGAAGATCTGGCTGGCAAGAAAGTGGTTGTCGGTCGCGGCACGACAGGCGAGAGCTTTTTGAAGAAGAGTGTGCCAACGGCTGAGCTTGTCTACACCGACAATTTCTCGCCAGATGGCGTACTGCTCTTGCAGCAGAAGCGCGTTGATGCGGCTATCGAAGATTCATCCTTGCTCGATTATCTCGCCACCAAGAATGATGGCCTTGTCACCTTGCCGGGCCTTTATTCCAACGATCCGATTGGCATTGCAGTTGCCAAGGGCGATCCAGAATTCGTCCGCTGGCTGGACATGTTCGTCTCTGACTATATTCAGTCGGGCGCTTATGATGCGAACTACAAGAAGTGGTGGGGCGAAAAGTCCAATCCACCGGCACTGACGCCGCTTTGGTAA
- a CDS encoding sugar phosphate isomerase/epimerase family protein, with translation MSSDSNISAVGFCTYTGNGNFDTLEKALRTIADLGANAAELSLYGEEIISGGRIIPGRAERLTEITSKFDLRYSVHGQIVSNFMDREHLEYQKAVVRAMLELCNRVEAGILVHHSGNAKMPAQSRIADLDKMERDTLAEMAEIAKGYGVRIALENIFAVTDAEYRQTPAQVGETVRSIGSANVCGLIDFSHAYIESTRLGLDWRDQIKAMAPVTGHLHVHDSFGRPYSMTKFYHPAEATALGIGDLHLPIGWGDIPWEEIFEELTFLPDTMLIMEITGERFANEQAECLERALKLAEIANSRRLAA, from the coding sequence ATGAGCTCGGACTCAAACATTTCTGCCGTTGGCTTTTGCACCTATACCGGCAACGGTAATTTTGACACGCTTGAGAAAGCTTTGCGCACGATCGCTGATCTGGGCGCCAATGCCGCCGAACTGTCGCTTTATGGCGAAGAGATCATTTCCGGTGGGCGGATTATTCCGGGTCGCGCCGAACGCCTGACTGAAATCACAAGCAAGTTTGACCTGCGTTACAGCGTGCATGGCCAGATCGTGTCCAACTTCATGGACCGCGAGCACCTAGAATACCAGAAGGCCGTTGTTCGCGCGATGCTTGAACTCTGCAACCGCGTTGAAGCTGGAATCCTCGTGCATCATAGTGGCAATGCCAAAATGCCAGCCCAGTCGCGGATCGCCGATCTCGACAAGATGGAGCGAGATACGCTTGCGGAAATGGCTGAGATCGCCAAGGGATATGGTGTGCGGATCGCACTGGAAAACATCTTTGCTGTCACCGATGCAGAATATCGCCAGACGCCCGCACAGGTTGGTGAGACGGTGCGGTCAATCGGCAGCGCCAATGTCTGCGGCCTGATCGATTTCAGCCATGCCTATATTGAAAGTACACGACTTGGTCTTGACTGGCGCGACCAGATCAAAGCCATGGCGCCTGTTACGGGTCATCTGCATGTGCATGACAGCTTTGGCCGCCCCTACAGCATGACCAAGTTCTATCATCCTGCTGAAGCAACGGCACTTGGCATCGGCGATCTGCATCTGCCGATTGGGTGGGGTGACATTCCGTGGGAAGAAATCTTTGAAGAGCTGACCTTCTTGCCGGATACGATGCTGATTATGGAAATTACCGGAGAACGGTTTGCAAACGAACAGGCCGAGTGCCTCGAACGCGCTTTAAAACTGGCCGAGATCGCCAATAGCCGCCGTCTGGCAGCATAA
- a CDS encoding LacI family DNA-binding transcriptional regulator → MTEPRKRHTLPTIADVAELAGVSRAIASRALSTEPRPVSADKRERVLAAAAKLGFKPNLLARSLTTKTVNLVAVIVNHIHDLSDLDLFDLLISQIQSIGKQVIFVRVGSAERIDEFLRNGIAYHVDAALVFSDFADAETVRKMFRNDSVLMLNGMRDASSPAIIPDEQIGIAAAVVDAAVKGVRSAILVTGRSASPVEQARIAIYKSELMRQEIKLVAELPGDYSYQSGRQVASSTNWQAADAVFCTSDAMAMGILDIHRRDFPANKSELFRLYGFDDVTLTEYEAYPISSIGYDKTAYINEILKFLKEPALFSSGEKLIQVPTYFVSRSSS, encoded by the coding sequence ATGACCGAGCCCCGCAAACGCCACACCCTGCCGACCATCGCAGACGTCGCGGAACTCGCCGGTGTTTCCCGCGCTATCGCATCGCGGGCACTCTCGACTGAACCGCGGCCAGTGTCTGCGGACAAACGGGAACGGGTGCTGGCAGCCGCGGCGAAACTTGGCTTCAAACCCAACCTTCTCGCACGAAGCTTGACCACCAAAACAGTCAATCTTGTTGCTGTTATCGTCAATCACATCCACGATCTTTCCGATCTTGACCTCTTCGATCTTTTGATCAGCCAGATTCAGTCCATCGGCAAGCAGGTCATTTTTGTTCGTGTTGGCTCAGCCGAGCGCATAGACGAATTCCTACGCAATGGCATTGCCTATCATGTGGACGCAGCCCTTGTATTTTCAGACTTCGCCGATGCAGAGACTGTGCGAAAAATGTTCCGCAATGACAGCGTTCTGATGCTGAATGGAATGCGTGATGCAAGCTCACCCGCCATTATACCCGATGAGCAGATCGGTATTGCTGCGGCGGTAGTGGATGCTGCTGTCAAAGGCGTGCGCAGTGCAATCCTTGTTACCGGTCGCTCTGCCTCCCCTGTCGAACAAGCCCGCATTGCCATCTATAAATCGGAGCTGATGCGCCAAGAAATTAAGCTGGTTGCAGAACTGCCGGGCGACTATTCCTATCAAAGTGGACGTCAGGTCGCATCATCAACCAACTGGCAAGCAGCCGACGCCGTTTTCTGCACATCCGATGCCATGGCCATGGGCATCCTCGATATCCATCGACGAGACTTCCCGGCCAACAAATCTGAATTGTTTCGGCTTTATGGTTTCGATGACGTAACCCTGACCGAATATGAGGCCTATCCCATCTCCTCGATAGGCTATGACAAAACTGCCTATATCAACGAAATACTGAAGTTCTTAAAGGAACCTGCCTTGTTCAGTTCAGGAGAGAAACTGATACAGGTGCCAACCTATTTCGTTTCACGGTCCAGTTCCTGA
- a CDS encoding TIM barrel protein, with amino-acid sequence MMKYSACIEWLFAEESPDFANRIRLAKEAGLGAVEFWKWTEKDIPAVEKALAETKLALSSLVAEPMIPLTDPANHDAFLIGLRASAHMANRLGAKVLIAQAGDDLPGHTRAEQHQALVDCMTQAADVLAGTGVVLGLEPLNTLIDHKGYFLHSTVEGLDIIDEVNRPEIRIVYDIYHSLVMGEETAKVLNGRIDRVAHVHVADHPGRNEPGSGTLELSKSLNWLFDNGYDGFIGLEYRPTAGTKSSLETTFRALGSR; translated from the coding sequence GTGATGAAGTATTCGGCATGTATCGAGTGGTTGTTTGCTGAAGAGTCGCCTGATTTCGCCAACCGTATCCGCTTGGCCAAGGAGGCCGGTCTGGGTGCGGTCGAGTTCTGGAAATGGACCGAAAAGGACATTCCTGCTGTCGAAAAAGCGTTGGCTGAAACAAAGCTCGCATTGTCCAGCCTCGTTGCGGAACCGATGATTCCACTGACTGATCCTGCCAACCATGACGCCTTTCTGATAGGCCTGCGGGCCAGCGCTCATATGGCAAATCGGCTGGGTGCCAAGGTGCTCATCGCGCAGGCCGGGGACGATCTTCCCGGCCACACCCGCGCCGAGCAGCATCAGGCTTTGGTCGATTGCATGACGCAGGCCGCCGATGTGCTTGCGGGAACAGGCGTCGTGCTGGGGCTTGAGCCGCTCAACACCCTGATCGACCACAAGGGCTATTTCCTTCACTCAACGGTTGAAGGTCTTGATATTATCGATGAAGTGAACAGGCCAGAAATCCGGATTGTCTACGATATCTATCATTCCCTCGTGATGGGGGAAGAGACCGCAAAAGTGCTCAACGGACGGATTGATCGTGTTGCGCATGTTCACGTTGCCGACCATCCCGGCCGCAACGAACCGGGTAGCGGGACACTGGAATTGTCAAAATCTCTGAACTGGTTGTTCGATAATGGCTATGACGGCTTTATCGGACTGGAATACAGACCAACGGCTGGCACCAAATCCAGTCTTGAGACAACATTCCGGGCGCTCGGCTCACGCTAA
- a CDS encoding amino acid ABC transporter permease produces MRYTSFTSYDIVLLAQGLGVSLALFLATTIIGLLLGSLWAVIRFYRVPVLTQIVTVFAELLKNSPVLVQLFLVFFGLPAFAKMNVTPVEAAVITLSGNTAAFVYVIAVSAIESIGRDQIEAARVFGLSRWQVLRHIIAPQAMAFAIGPLTGLLVNQLQVTSLISVIGVVDLTKIGNILNLRTLKPFIVWAIVGALYYVMAKLVAYGGATLEKRLRAHTAWKGL; encoded by the coding sequence ATGCGTTATACATCGTTCACCTCCTACGACATTGTTCTGCTGGCGCAGGGCCTCGGAGTTTCCCTCGCGCTCTTTCTGGCGACGACAATCATCGGTCTTTTGCTTGGTTCTCTCTGGGCGGTTATCCGGTTTTATCGTGTGCCTGTACTCACACAGATCGTGACGGTATTCGCCGAGCTTTTGAAAAACTCACCGGTTCTGGTTCAGCTGTTTCTCGTGTTCTTTGGGTTGCCGGCTTTCGCCAAAATGAACGTTACCCCAGTTGAGGCTGCCGTCATCACGCTCTCCGGCAATACCGCCGCTTTTGTCTATGTCATTGCAGTGTCTGCCATTGAGTCCATTGGCCGTGACCAGATCGAGGCTGCCCGTGTTTTTGGTCTGTCACGCTGGCAGGTGCTTCGTCACATTATCGCACCGCAGGCTATGGCCTTTGCCATTGGTCCGCTGACTGGCCTTCTGGTCAACCAGTTGCAGGTGACATCGTTGATATCGGTGATCGGTGTGGTCGACCTGACAAAGATCGGCAACATCCTCAATCTGCGTACGCTCAAGCCCTTCATCGTCTGGGCAATTGTCGGCGCACTTTACTACGTCATGGCCAAGCTCGTCGCCTATGGCGGCGCAACACTGGAGAAGCGGCTGAGGGCGCATACCGCATGGAAAGGTCTGTGA
- a CDS encoding amino acid ABC transporter ATP-binding protein, with protein sequence MISVRGVRKAFGAATVLDGIDLDVHSGEVVSILGSSGSGKSTLIRCMNGLEKLDAGRITIDDFDVSRPKELTEARKRSATVFQLFNLYPHMTAVQNIALAPVEVLKIPRKQAEADARALLESVGLSARADAFPSQLSGGQRQRVGICRALAMKPRYLLLDEITSALDPEMTSDVLAILAKLARDGTTMVFVTHEIEFARTISSRVVFLDKGQLVVDLPTAEFFAADGGMAKPRIAQFLSKMRKD encoded by the coding sequence ATGATCAGCGTGAGAGGCGTGCGCAAAGCTTTCGGCGCTGCAACCGTACTCGATGGAATAGACCTCGATGTCCATAGCGGTGAGGTCGTGTCCATCCTCGGTTCCAGCGGCTCGGGCAAATCGACCCTGATCCGTTGCATGAACGGTCTGGAAAAGCTTGATGCCGGGCGCATTACCATCGACGATTTCGATGTTTCCCGTCCGAAGGAGCTGACCGAAGCGCGCAAGCGGTCTGCTACTGTCTTCCAGCTTTTCAATCTTTATCCGCACATGACAGCCGTTCAGAACATCGCGCTGGCTCCGGTTGAGGTGTTGAAAATCCCGCGCAAACAGGCGGAAGCCGACGCACGCGCGCTGTTGGAATCCGTGGGTCTGAGCGCGCGGGCTGACGCGTTTCCGTCGCAATTGTCAGGCGGTCAACGGCAGCGCGTTGGTATCTGCCGGGCCCTTGCCATGAAGCCGCGCTATCTGCTGCTCGACGAAATCACCAGCGCGCTTGATCCGGAGATGACATCGGACGTGCTGGCTATTCTTGCCAAACTCGCGCGTGACGGAACGACCATGGTTTTCGTGACCCACGAAATCGAGTTTGCCCGAACGATCTCATCGCGGGTTGTTTTTCTCGATAAAGGGCAACTTGTCGTTGATCTGCCAACAGCTGAATTCTTTGCCGCCGATGGCGGTATGGCCAAGCCGCGTATCGCCCAGTTCCTCTCCAAAATGCGTAAAGACTGA
- a CDS encoding sn-glycerol-3-phosphate import ATP-binding protein UgpC, translating to MAEIGIKEVRKTYGSTPILHGVDLNFKSGEFVVILGPSGCGKSTLLRMIAGLEEITSGEISIDGKVVNNLEPRDRGCSMVFQNYALYPHMNVAANIGYALKVAGVPRAERDRRIAETAKIVGLEELLDRKPAQLSGGQRQRVAMGRAIIREPKVFLFDEPLSNLDAKLRVQMRVEIRRLHKRLSATSVFVTHDQVEAMTLADKLIVMNKGHVEQVGTPLEIYHRPRTRFVGTFIGSPAMNFFDTTIAPSGDHVLLDGIKQAIDPVLGGKNVGATVSVGIRPEHCRLVPAGTVNSVPANVDFVEELGSGRIVHVEIDGMSFAVSVEEDQFFEQGAVAGLQLPSEHIHLFSLESGLRLDDAVITIRQPAAKTVAA from the coding sequence ATGGCCGAAATTGGCATCAAAGAAGTGCGCAAGACCTATGGAAGCACGCCGATTCTGCACGGCGTTGATCTGAACTTCAAATCCGGTGAATTCGTTGTCATCCTCGGGCCATCCGGTTGCGGCAAGTCCACCTTGCTGCGCATGATTGCTGGTCTTGAAGAGATCACCTCGGGCGAGATTTCGATCGATGGCAAAGTGGTCAATAATCTTGAGCCGAGAGATCGCGGCTGTTCGATGGTTTTCCAGAATTATGCGCTCTACCCGCATATGAATGTTGCTGCCAATATCGGCTATGCGTTGAAGGTTGCTGGCGTTCCGCGTGCCGAACGCGACCGGCGCATTGCGGAAACAGCCAAGATTGTCGGCCTTGAAGAACTGCTTGATCGCAAACCGGCGCAGCTGTCAGGTGGTCAGCGCCAGCGTGTTGCCATGGGGCGCGCCATCATTCGCGAGCCGAAAGTTTTCCTGTTCGACGAACCCTTGTCCAATCTTGATGCAAAACTGCGTGTCCAGATGCGGGTGGAAATCCGACGGCTGCACAAGCGGCTTTCGGCGACATCAGTCTTTGTCACGCACGATCAGGTAGAGGCCATGACGCTTGCCGACAAACTGATCGTCATGAACAAGGGCCATGTGGAACAGGTCGGCACACCGCTTGAAATTTATCATCGGCCACGCACACGCTTTGTCGGAACGTTTATAGGTTCGCCTGCCATGAACTTCTTCGACACGACAATTGCACCGAGTGGTGATCATGTACTGCTTGATGGTATCAAGCAGGCGATTGATCCGGTTCTGGGTGGTAAGAATGTGGGTGCGACCGTTTCTGTCGGTATCCGTCCTGAACATTGCCGTCTCGTTCCGGCTGGTACGGTCAACAGCGTTCCTGCAAATGTCGATTTTGTTGAAGAGCTTGGCTCCGGCCGTATCGTGCATGTCGAAATTGACGGAATGAGCTTTGCGGTCTCTGTTGAGGAAGACCAATTCTTTGAGCAGGGCGCGGTTGCAGGCCTGCAATTGCCCTCTGAACATATTCATCTGTTTTCGTTGGAAAGCGGTTTGCGTCTTGATGATGCCGTGATCACAATACGCCAACCCGCAGCGAAAACGGTAGCCGCTTAA